From Symphalangus syndactylus isolate Jambi chromosome 17, NHGRI_mSymSyn1-v2.1_pri, whole genome shotgun sequence, one genomic window encodes:
- the CHRD gene encoding chordin isoform X4, whose product MPSLPAPPAPLLLLGLLLLGSWPARGAGPEPPALPIRSEKEPLPVRGAAGCSFGGKVYALDETWHPDLGEPFGVMRCVLCACEAPQWGRRTRVPGRVSCKNIKPECPTLACGQPRQLPGHCCQSCPQERSSSERQPSGLSFEYPRDPEHRSYSDRGEPGAEERARGDGHTDFVALLTGPRSQAVARARVSLLRSSLRFSISYRRLDRPTRVRFSDSNGSVLFEHPAAPTQDGLVCGVWRAVPRLSLRLLRAEQLHVALVTLTHPSGEVWGPLIRHRALAAETFSAILTLEGPPQQGIGGITLLTLSDTEDSLHFLLLFRGLLEPRSGGLTQVPLRLQILHQGQLLRELQANVSAQEPGFAEVLPNLTVQEMDWLVLGELQMALERAGRPGLRISGHIAARKSCDVLQSVLCGADALIPVQTGAAGSASLTLLGNGSLIYQVQVVGTSSEVVAMTLETKPQRRDQRTVLCHMAGLQPGGHTAVGICPGLGARGAHMLLQNELFLNVGTKDFPDGELRGHVAALPYSGHSARHDTLPVPLAGALVLPPVKSQAAGHAWLSLDTHCHLHYEVLLAGLGGSEQGTVTAHLLGPPGTPGPRRLLKGFYGSEAQGVVKDLEPELLRHLAKGMASLLITTKGSPRGELRGQVHIANQCEVGGLRLEAAGAEGVRAPGTPDTASAAPPVVPGLPALAPAKPGGPGRPRDPNTCFFEGQQRPHGARWAPNYDPLCSLCTCQRRTVICDPVVCPPPSCPHPVQAPDQCCPVCPEKQDVRDLPGLLRSRDPGEGCYFDGDRSWRAAGTRWHPVVPPFGLIKCAVCTCKGGTGEVHCEKVQCPRLACAQPVRVNPTDCCKQCPVGSGAHPQLGDPMQADGPRGCRFAGQWFPESQSWHPSVPPFGEMSCITCRCGAGVPHCERDDCSLPLSCGSGKESRCCSRCMAHQRPPETRTDPELEKEAEGS is encoded by the exons ATGCCGAGCCTCCCGGCCCCGCCGGCCCCGCTGCTGCTCCTCGGGCTGCTGCTGCTCGGCTCCTGGCCGGCCCGCGGCGCCGGCCCCGAGCCCCCCGCGCTGCCCATCCGTTCCGAGAAGGAGCCGCTGCCCGTTCGGGGAGCGGCAG GCTGCTCCTTCGGCGGGAAGGTCTATGCCTTGGACGAGACGTGGCACCCGGACCTGGGGGAGCCCTTCGGGGTGATGCGCTGCGTGCTGTGCGCCTGCGAGGCG CCTCAGTGGGGTCGCCGTACCAGGGTCCCTGGCAGGGTCAGCTGCAAGAACATCAAACCAGAGTGCCCAACCCTGGCCTGTGGGCAGCCGCGGCAGCTGCCAGGACACTGCTGCCAGTCCTGCCCCCAGG AGCGCAGCAGTTCGGAGCGGCAGCCGAGCGGCCTGTCCTTCGAGTATCCGCGGGACCCGGAGCATCGCAGTTATAGCGACCGCGGGGAGCCAGGCGCTGAGGAGCGGGCCCGTGGTGACGGCCACACGG ACTTCGTGGCGCTGCTGACAGGGCCGAGGTCGCAGGCGGTGGCACGAGCCCGAGTGTCGCTGCTGCGCTCTAGCCTCCGCTTCTCCATCTCCTACAGGCG GCTGGACCGCCCTACCAGGGTCCGCTTCTCAGACTCCAATGGCAGTGTCCTGTTTGAGCACCCTGCAGCCCCCACCCAAGATGGCCTG GTCTGTGGGGTGTGGCGGGCAGTGCCTCGGTTGTCTCTGCGGCTCCTTAGGGCAGAACAGCTGCATGTGGCACTTGTGACACTCACTCACCCTTCAGGGGAGGTCTGGGGGCCTCTCATCCGGCACCGGGCCCTGGCTGCAG AGACCTTCAGTGCCATCCTGACTCTAGAAGGCCCCCCACAGCAGGGCATAGGGGGCATCACCCTGCTCACTCTCAGTGACACAGAGGACTCCTTGCATTTTTTGCTGCTCTTCCGAGggctgctggaacccaggagtggGG GACTAACCCAGGTTCCCTTGAGGCTCCAGATTCTACACCAGGGGCAGCTACTGCGAGAACTTCAGGCCAATGTCTCAGCCCAG GAACCAGGCTTTGCTGAGGTGCTGCCCAACCTGACAGTCCAGGAGATGGACTGGCTGGTGCTGGGGGAGCTGCAGATGGCCCTGGAGAGGGCAGGCAGGCCAGGGCTGCGCATCAGTGGACACATTGCTGCCAGGAAGAGCTGCGACG TCCTGCAAAGTGTCCTTTGTGGGGCTGATGCCCTGATCCCAGTCCAGACGGGTGCTGCCGGCTCGGCCAGCCTCACGCTGCTAGGAAATGGCTCCCTGATCTATCAG GTGCAAGTGGTAGGGACAAGCAGTGAGGTGGTAGCCATGACACTGGAGACCAAGCCTCAGCGGAGGGATCAGCGCACTGTCCTGTGCCACATGGCTGGACTCCAGCCAGGAGGACACACG gccGTGGGTATCTGCCCTGGGCTGGGTGCCCGAGGGGCTCATATGCTGCTGCAGAATGAGCTCTTCCTGAACGTGGGCACCAAGGACTTCCCAGACGGAGAGCTTCGGGGGCACGTGGCTGCCCTGCCCTACAGTGGGCATAGCGCGCGCCATGACA CACTGCCCGTGCCCCTAGCAGGAGCCTTGGTGCTACCCCCTGTGAAGAGCCAAGCAGCAGGGCACGCCTGGCTGTCCCTGGATACCCACTGTCACCTGCACTATGAAGTGCtgctggctgggcttggtggctcagaaCAAGGCACTGTCACTGCCCACCTCCTGGGGCCTCCTGGCACGCCAGGGCCTCGGCGGCTGCTGAAGGGATTCTATGGCTCAGAG gcccagggtgtggtgaAGGACCTGGAGCCGGAGCTGCTGCGGCACCTGGCAAAAGGCATGGCCTCCCTACTGATCACCACCAAGGGTAGCCCCAGAGGGGAGCTCCGAGGGCAG GTGCACATCGCCAACCAATGTGAGGTGGGCGGACTGCGCCTGGAGGCGGCCGGGGCCGAGGGGGTGCGGGCGCCAGGGACTCCAGATACAGCCTCTGCTGCGCCGCCTGTGGTGCCTGGTCTCCCGGCCCTAGCACCCGCCAAACCTGGTGGTCCTGGACGGCCCCGAGACCCCAATACATGCTTCTTCGAGGGGCAGCAGCGCCCCCACGGGGCTCGCTGGGCGCCCAACTACGACCCTCTCTGCTCCCTCTGCACCTGCCAG AGACGAACGGTGATCTGTGACCCGGTGGTGTGCCCACCGCCCAGCTGCCCACACCCGGTGCAGGCTCCCGACCAGTGCTGCCCTGTTTGCCCTG AGAAACAAGATGTCAGAGACCTGCCAGGGCTGCTGAGGAGCCGGGACCCAGGAGAGG GCTGCTATTTTGATGGTGACCGGAGCTGGCGGGCAGCGGGTACGCGGTGGCACCCCGTTGTGCCCCCCTTTGGCTTAATTAAGTGTGCTGTCTGCACCTGCAAG GGGGGCACTGGAGAGGTGCACTGTGAGAAGGTACAGTGTCCCCGGCTGgcctgtgcccagcctgtccGTGTCAACCCCACTGACTGCTGCAAACAGTGTCCAG TGGGGTCGGGGGCCCACCCCCAGCTGGGGGACCCCATGCAGGCTGATGGGCCCCGGGGCTGCCGTTTTGCTGGGCAGTGGTTCCCAGAGAGTCAGAGCTGGCACCCCTCAGTGCCCCCTTTTGGAGAGATGAGCTGTATCACCTGCCGATGTGGG GCAGGGGTGCCTCACTGTGAGCGGGATGACTGTTCACTGCCACTGTCCTGCGGCTCGGGGAAGGAGAGTCGATGCTGTTCCCGCTGCATGGCCCACCAGCGGC CCCCAGAGACCAGAACTGATCCAGAGCTGGAGAAAGAAGCCGAAGGCTCTTAG